The following coding sequences are from one Neurospora crassa OR74A linkage group I, whole genome shotgun sequence window:
- a CDS encoding glutaminyl-peptide cyclotransferase, which translates to MVTMARHIGLDPNNPQWHRSSTSLSRHLLSALLLTTTITTGVHAYTPLSTCTLQHLTFGPSSDFDIHNGFGSSSLLAPILIPRVPGTEGSRLVQQHFVDFFSSQLPDWTLEWQNSTSTTPATGSQLIPFANLILRRDPPWAKAGNVKRLTLAAHYDSLFRPEGFIGAVDSAAPCAILMAVARAVDGALGRRWEGVMAAKEKREGGGERDAGDGLEDEEGGEEEEEKGVQIVLFDGEEAWERWTNTDSTYGSRALAEAWQSSPYEASSTHSNRLESISLLVLLDLLGAGNPRIPSYFWDTHGAYKDLAKIETRLRKLGVLETAPASPFLPDSEKPYNRFTRGYIQDDHVPFMERGVKVLHIIPTPFPPVWHTMDDDGEHLDLPTVRDWAKIMTVFVAEWMDLDGVLSQESCAAQKEKGSGSMEKDEL; encoded by the exons ATGGTGACGATGGCACGGCACATTGGGCTTGACCCGAACAACCCCCAGTGGCACCGCTCTTCAACCTCACTCTCACGCCATCTCCTCTccgccctccttctcacaaccaccatcaccacgggCGTACACGCCTACACCCCTCTTTCCACCTGCACCCTCCAACACCTCACCTTCGGGCCCTCCTCCGACTTCGACATCCACAATGGCTTCGGGTCTAGCTCTCTCCTCGcccccatcctcatcccacGCGTCCCCGGCACCGAAGGCTCTCGCCTCGTCCAGCAGCACTTTGtcgatttcttttcttcccaacTACCCGACTGGACGCTCGAATGGCAGAATTCAACCTCCACGACGCCCGCAACTGGGTCCCAGCTTATCCCGTTTGCGAATTTGATTCTACGAAGGGACCCACCTTGGGCAAAGGCCGGGAATGTGAAGAGGTTGACGCTCGCGGCGCATTATGATAGTCTGTTTCGACCGGAGGGGTTTATTGGGGCTGTGGATAGTGCGGCGCCTTGTGCCATTTTGATGGCGGTGGCGAGGGCGGTGGATGGGGCGTTGGGGAGACGGTGGGAAGGGGTTATGGCcgcgaaggagaagagggagggaggtgggGAGCGGGATGCTGGTGACGggttggaagatgaggaaggcggagaggaggaggaggagaaaggagtGCAGATTGTGCTGTtcgatggcgaggaggctTGGGAGAGGTGGACGAATACGGATTCGACTTATGGCTCTAG AGCACTGGCCGAAGCCTGGCAATCATCTCCATATGAGGCCTCATCAACCCACTCCAACCGGCTAGAGTCTATCAGCCTGCTCGTGCTCCTGGATCTCCTGGGAGCGGGCAACCCCCGGATTCCGTCCTACTTCTGGGACACGCACGGGGCGTACAAAGACTTGGCCAAGATCGAGACCAGGCTACGAAAGCTGGGAGTTTTGGAAACGGCTCCCGCTTCGCCATTCTTACCGGATAGCGAGAAGCCGTATAACCGGTTCACGAGGGGGTATATACAGGATGATCATGTCCCGTTCATGGAACGTGGTGTCAAGGTGTTGCATATCATACCCACGCCGTTCCCGCCCGTGTGGCATACtatggatgatgatggggaacATCTTGATCTGCCGACTGTGAGGGATTGGGCCAAGATCATGACGGTGTTTGTTGCTGAGTGGATGGATCTCGATGGGGTGCTTTCGCAGGAAAGCTGCGCTGCGCAGAAAGAGAAAGGCAGCGGGAGCATGGAGAAAGACGAGCTCTAG
- a CDS encoding oligosaccharyltransferase subunit ribophorin II — protein MRLTQAILLLAAGAAQAASSWSFDDASISVAAKKGSDAIKEKFSQKAPLTKPVGLGSTDTVKIILTAKEDGKAKRPHQAFVTIKEQETGLEAPFPLTVKDTGKAVVQISQKDLPVQFLLSPKPLKASVVIGSFGEARAINTPVFDIEIQTDPNTPLPKYEAPIRYGKKPEIHHIFRPDPQSPPKVISLFFALAVAATVPALFISWLLLGANLNHLSKALGAAPLSHITFFGSIVAMEGVFFLYYTSWNLFQILPVAGVVGIVTVLSGTKALGEVQSRRLAGER, from the exons ATGCGATTAACTCAGGCAATCTTGCTGCTTGCGGCGGGCGCTGCACAGGCAGCATCGTCTTGGAGCTTCGACGACGCCAGTATCTCGGTTGCTGCCAAGAAAGGCAGTGATGCTATCAAGGAGAA GTTCAGTCAGAAGGCCCCTCTTACGAAACCCGTTGGACTTGGAAGCACCGATACTGTTAAGATCATCTTGACTGCGAAGGAAGATGGCAAGGCGAAGCGACCTCACCAGGCCTTTGTGACCATCAAAGAACAGGAAACTGGCCTTGAGGCCCCTTTTCCTTTGACAGTTAAGGATACCGGCAAGGCGGTGGTACAGATT TCCCAGAAGGATCTCCCCGTTCAATTTCTCTTGTCGCCCAAGCCCCTCAAGGCCTCCGTGGTCATCGGTTCGTTCGGTGAAGCTCGCGCTATCAACACCCCCGTCTTTGATATCGAAATCCAGACGGATCCCAACACCCCGCTGCCCAAGTATGAAGCGCCTATCCGCTACGGCAAGAAGCCTGAGATTCACCACATATTCCGCCCTGATCCGCAAAGCCCGCCCAAGGTGATCTCGCTATTCTTCGCCCTTGCTGTGGCTGCTACAGTTCCGGCTCTTTTCATCAGC TGGCTTTTGCTCGGCGCCAACCTCAATCACCTGAGCAAGGCTCTCGGCGCCGCGCCCTTGTCGCATATTACCTTCTTTGGCTCCATCGTGGCCATGGAGGGTGTGTTTTTCTTGTATTATACCAGCTGGAACCTGTTTCAGATCCTTCCTGTTGCTGGCGTGGTGGGCATCGTCACCGTGCTGAGCGGCACCAAGGCTCTTGGAGAGGTTCAGAGCAGACGTCTTGCGGGGGAACGCTAA
- a CDS encoding Y14 protein, whose amino-acid sequence MGDDMEVDNAPLSPQQEDAAASGGANANSAKVAAMQTHTKATAVRSIEGWIVMVTNVHEEADEEAIQDKFGEFGEIKNLHLNLDRRSGYVKGYALIEYPTLEEARAAIDGAHETKLLDQTIQVDFAFVRPPPGKTGGGGGRGGGGGGGGGRNGPGNRNRGGRSRSRSPVGRDE is encoded by the exons ATGGGTGACGACATGGAAGTCGACAATGCGCCCCTCTCGCCTCAGCAGGAGGATGCTGCTGCCTCCGGCGGCGCCAACGCCAACTCCGCCAAGGTCGCGGCCATGCAAACTCACACCAAGGCGACTGCCGTGCGCTCCATCGAAGGCTGGATCGTCATGGTGACCAACGTACACGAGGAGGCCGACGAGGAAGCCATCCAGGACAAGTTTGGCGAGTTTGGCGAGATCAAGAATTTGCATCTCAACTTGGACAGGCGAAGCGGTTACGTCAAG GGCTACGCATTGATTGAGTATCCGACGCTTGAGGAGGCGCGCGCCGCCATCGACGGTGCCCACGAGACGAAACTCCTCGACCAAACCATCCAGGTGGACTTTGCCTTTGTGCGACCACCCCCAGGCAagaccggcggcggcggcggccgtggtggaggtggcggtggcggcggcggacgcAACGGTCCTGGCAACCGCAATAGGGGTGGTCGGAGTAGGAGCCGCAGCCCCGTTGGCAGGGACGAGTGA
- a CDS encoding heavy metal tolerance protein — protein MPNFEDSSLAHASFDPRVKQALLCLHYGYPTAVFTYYIISTTLAVCTLQTKSAQENHGRRRSILWLLVFIILTYVLQLIDLGVKSFILHKFPAEQDVTIGLLSCILVFGVEFAGLVHSKAPVWYPFIGSFVMALLLEPLIAVLSFLARSSSTLSYSDIFSISTISARYLALALAVAAHITATCSFRREKGSDAERQGLLKASNSSSTTEVFADQDSDNSTNGYGSTSTNSTDESSSPPNDRVESPYERRQRQAAELMEKRLKEKGNWVTYAKSFMIFFPYVWPVGHRGLQLRVFLVGCCLMAMNFIHVLIPRQIGIVMDSLGGVNHKDPWTQVLIFAGLKLTASEAGISLLRQWLWIPVESYSTSRISTAAYSHVLNLSSDFHDSKSCSDIEMAIMSGTSISNMLESICFQAIPMLIDMGVAFIYLSVTFGPYEGFITIATATVFCYITAIMLSGLKEVRRSQVSAYFEEHYVRHAGIQGWSTVSSFNQIGHEETRYSDAVNNNVGHYRKVLLGYYLAYAFQSMVLLCGLLAGAFLAVSQITQGQATPGQFVMLLTYWSQLVSPLTFFASLGKSISGDLIRAESLLDIMQMKPTVLSKEGAPPLDFQRGHVQFENVSFSYDKKKPILKSVNFQVDPGTSVAFVGATGAGKSTMLKLLDRFYDVTGGSIKIDGQDIRNVDLFSLRARIGVVPQNPILFDDTIMNNVRYAKLSATDEEVHEACKAASIHEQILTFTDGYQTRVGERGVKLSGGELQRVAIARAILKRPAIVLLDEATSAVDTETEQNIQEALGKLCKGRTTFIVAHRLSTIMNADKIMVVTGGEIVEEGSHEDLIRANGKYAELWSKQIFIKPKVKDATEVKPTSVKKTSGIVNDLTPDKTKSELVKVESSTALKIRPANQQQSPATEAKNTPSHQKEHLKLNPAAPTFTPRSVAASSPRVTISPMRLDCNSGEYIENVSPLSPAGIAPAQLIQHFPSPIMMVAAPYQLFQTIQPPAKAECSAEGFSKSTTATGEEETSSQSGKSGGAAPSYGGLKCPVYSRRIQSRSEPLGPRVSPSV, from the exons ATGCCAAACTTTGAGGACAGCAGCTTGGCTCACGCCAGTTTTGATCCTCGGGTCAAACAGGCATTGTTATGTCTTCATTACGGTTATCCTACGGCCGTGTTTACCTACTACATCATTTCGACAACGCTAGCTGTCTGCACGCTGCAAACAAAATCAGCACAAGAAAACCATGGTCGTCGACGTTCTATACTCTGGCTGCTCGTATTCATCATTCTCACATACGTGTTGCAGCTCATCGATTTGGGTGTCAAATCCTTCATCCTACACAAATTCCCTGCCGAGCAAGACGTTACCATTGGCCTCCTTTCCTGTATTCTGGTGTTTGGCGTTGAGTTCGCTGGACTCGTACACTCAAAAGCCCCCGTGTGGTACCCCTTCATTGGATCGTTCGTTATGGCATTGCTTCTCGAGCCCCTAATTGCGGTCCTGTCTTTCCTTGCTCGATCATCATCCACTCTGAGTTATTCCGATATCTTCAGCATCTCCACCATTTCCGCTCGGTATCTTGCTCTTGCCCTAGCAGTAGCGGCTCACATCACAGCTACTTGCAGCTTCAGGCGGGAGAAGGGTAGTGATGCCGAGAGACAAGGGTTGCTGAAGGCATCAAATAGCAGTTCGACCACCGAGGTATTCGCTGATCAGGACAGTGACAACTCTACTAATGGCTATGGATCTACCTCGACAAATTCAACCGATGAAAGCTCATCCCCTCCGAATGATCGCGTCGAATCCCCTTACGAACGACGACAGCGGCAGGCAGCCGAGCTGATGGAGAAACGCTtgaaagagaaaggaaacTGGGTAACCTACGCCAAGAGCTTCATG ATTTTCTTTCCGTATGTCTGGCCCGTCGGCCACCGAGGACTCCAACTTCGAGTCTTTCTCGTTGGCTGCTGCTTGATGGCCATGAACTTTATCCATGTGCTGATTCCACGACAAATAGGGATTGTCATGGACAGTCTTGGGGGAGTCAATCACAAGGATCCATGGACACAGGTTCTCATTTTTGCAGGCCTCAAACTCACTGCCTCCGAAGCTGGTATTTCGCTGTTGCGCCAGTGGTTATGGATTCCAGTTGAGAGCTACTCCACGTCTCGCATATCCACGGCTGCATATTCGCATGTTCTCAACTTATCGTCCGATTTTCACGACTCCAAGAGCTGTTCAGATATAGAGATGGCGATCATGTCGGGCACCAGCATATCAAATATGCTTGAGTCCATTTGTTTTCAAGCTATTCCCATGCTCATTGACATGGGAGTTGCCTTCATCTACCTCTCGGTCACATTCGGCCCCTACGAGGGTTTCATCACCATTGCGACCGCAACCGTCTTCTGTTATATTACGGCGATCATGCTGTCAGGACTAAAGGAGGTTCGGAGGAGCCAAGTGAGCGCTTACTTTGAGGAACATTACGTCCGTCATGCCGGGATTCAGGGCTGGTCAACTGTCAGCTCTTTCAATCAGATCGGCCATGAGGAAACCCGCTATTCCGATGCTGTTAACAACAACGTTGGGCATTATCGGAAAGTCCTTCTGGGGTACTACCTGGCTTATGCGTTCCAGTCGATGGTCTTACTTTGCGGTCTTCTAGCTGGGGCTTTCCTTGCTGTCAGCCAGATTACACAAGGGCAAGCGACTCCAGGCCAGTTCGTGATGTTGCTGACCTACTGGTCTCAGTTGGTTTCCCCGCTTACCTTCTTTGCTTCGCTTGGGAAGAGCATTTCGGGTGATCTGATTCGCGCTGAGTCCCTATTGGACATCATGCAAATGAAGCCGACTGTCCTCAGCAAAGAAGGGGCACCGCCACTCGACTTTCAAAGAGGACATGTTCAATTCGAGAACGTATCTTTTTCCTACGACAAGAAAAAACCGATATTGAAGAGCGTCAACTTTCAGGTAGATCCTGGGACAAGTGTGGCTTTCGTCGGGGCTACAGGAGCTGGAAAATCAACAATGCTCAAGCTTCTCGACCGCTTCTACGATGTAACCGGTGGCTCAATCAAGATTGATGGGCAAGATATTCGCAACGTTGATCTGTTTAG CTTGCGAGCCCGAATCGGTGTCGTACCGCAGAATCCTATTCTATTTGATGACACAATCATGAACAATGTTCGCTACGCAAAGCTTTCAGCCACTGACGAAGAGGTTCACGAAGCTTGCAAGGCAGCCAGTATTCACGAGCAAATCCTGACCTTCACAGACG GCTATCAGACCCGTGTCGGCGAGCGTGGTGTCAAACTCTCCGGCGGCGAGTTGCAACGGGTGGCTATCGCGCGTGCCATCCTCAAGAGGCCTGCTATCGTATTGCTTGATGAAGCCACGTCTGCAGTCGATACCGAGACAGAGCAAAATATTCAGGAAGCACTCGGTAAACTATGCAAGGGACGCACGACGTTCATTGTTGC GCATCGACTATCCACTATTATGAACGCCGACAAGATTATGGTCGTTACCGGCGGAGAAAtcgtggaggagggaagccACGAAGACCTGATCCGAGCAAATGGGAAGTATGCCGAGCTTTGGTCCAAGCAGATCTTCATCAAGCCGAAAGTGAAAGACGCTACTGAGGTCAAGCCAACGTCAGTAAAGAAGACCTCAGGCATTGTCAATGACTTAACTCCTGACAAAACCAAGTCGGAATTGGTGAAAGTCGAAAGCTCTACGGCGCTAAAGATTAGACCTGCTAACCAGCAGCAATCTCCGGCAACCGAGGCAAAGAACACTCCAAGCCATCAGAAAGAG CATTTGAAGTTGAACCCAGCTGCTCCAACATTCACACCTCGATCGGTCGCTGCATCATCTCCGCGGGTCACTATAAGTCCAATGAGGCTGGATTGCAACAGCGGAGAGTACATCGAGAACGTGTCGCCACTCAGTCCTGCTGGGATTGCTCCGGCCCAACTGATACAACACTTCCCTTCTCCGATTATGATGGTCGCAGCGCCGTATCAGTTATTCCAGACTATACAGCCGCCCGCGAAAGCCGAGTGCAGTGCAGAAGGATTTTCAAAGTCTACGACCGCGACCGGCGAAGAGGAAACTAGCTCTCAGAGTGGGAAATCCGGGGGAGCTGCTCCTAGTTATGGAGGACTAAAGTGCCCTGTTTATTCTCGGAGGATTCAATCAAGGAGCGAACCATTGGGACCAAGGGTCTCTCCAAGCGTCTGA
- the tim44 gene encoding mitochondrial inner membrane translocase subunit TIM44 — translation MNAYRHVLRTSPGAPLRATAVPHTTHVRSPATSRLLSSRASRVNTTESRISPATPISAQEIPLLRSPFTPNAIQARSFHASFRALQQQEQPKQQTPETEPKAQEEPTGKKESKSEEAKEEGEKSEGEPKKEKKEDAPPPPPHGDKTPWQVFMETMQTEFKQSQEWNESTKALAASANQIAESEAIRRARQAYEATSGTVSSTAGKVVKTTATAVGKGAQWTWETPVMKGVRKGANITGEVLDKATKPIRETEAYKNVKDVIDDGSSSRYGGWAEKEERRKRREKWLKESAGKGPQILEEDPNAGTNVTLHKDAAWKEAWRDFRDSNKFVQNVFGLKTVYEESENPLISTARSITDKIGSFFAENETAQVIKKLRELDPGFNMENFLMELREYILPEVLEAYVKGDVETLKLWLSEAQYSVYEALTKQYLQAGLKSDGRILDIRGVDVLKARMLEPGDIPVFVITCRTQEVHVYKNAKTGKLAAGMEDKVQLVTYAIGITRIPEDVNNPETRGWRLIEMQKSGRDYI, via the exons ATGAACGCATATAGGCATGTCCTAAGGACGTCGCCGGGGGCTCCGTTGAGAGCCACGGCCGTTCCTCATACCACCCATGTCAGGTCACCGGCGACCAGCCGGCTCTTGTCCAGCCGCGCTTCCCGTGTCAACACCACCGAAAGTCGCATCTCTCCCGCCACGCCCATCTCCGCGCAGGAGATTCCTCTACTAAGGTCGCCTTTTACCCCTAACGCGATACAAGCCCGCTCGTTCCACGCCTCGTTCCGCGCGCTGCAGCAACAGGAGCAGCCTAAGCAGCAAACGCCAGAGACCGAACCCAAGGCGCAAGAAGAGCCCACTGGAAAGAAAGAGTCCAAGTCTGAAGAAgcaaaggaggagggcgagaagTCAGAGGGTGAgcccaagaaggaaaagaaggaggatgcgccgcctccacctccccacGGTGACAAGACTCCCTGGCAGGTCTTCATGGAGACCATGCAGACCGAGTTCAAGCAGTCTCAGGAATGGAACGAGTCGACCAAGGCATTGGCCGCCTCCGCCAACCAGATCGCAGAGAGCGAGGCCATTCGCCGTGCACGACAGGCGTACGAAGCCACCTCTGGTACTGTTTCCTCTACGGCTGGCAAGGTTGTCAAGACCACCGCGACTGCCGTCGGCAAGGGTGCTCAGTGGACTTGGGAGACGCCAGTGATGAAGGGAGTGCGTAAGGGCGCCAACATCACCGGAGAGGTTCTGGACAAGGCAACGAAGCCTATCCGCGAGACTGAGGCTTACAAGAACGTGAAGGACGTCATCGATGACGGAAGCAGCTCCAGATATGGCGGCTgggctgagaaggaggaacgTAGGAAACGCAGAGAGAAGTGGCTGAAGGAGTCAGCTGGCAAAGGCCCTCAGATCCTTGAGGAGGATCCCAA TGCCGGAACCAACGTCACTCTCCACAAAGATGCCGCTTGGAAGGAGGCATGGAGGGATTTCCGCGACTCCAACAAGTTCGTCCAGAATGTTTTCGGCTTGAAGACCGTCTACGAGGAGTCGGAAAACCCCCTCATCTCCACTGCTAGGAGTATCACCGACAAGATTGGCAGTTTCTTCGCCGAAAACGAGACCGCTCAGGTCATCAAGAAGCTTCGCGAATTGGACCCCGGCTTCAACATGGAGAATTTCCTTATGGAGTTGCGCGAGTACATCCTTCCTGAAGTCCTCGAGGCGTACGTCAAGGGTGATGTTGAAACACTGAAGCTCTGGCTCTCGGAGGCCCAGTACTCCGTCTATGAGGCTTTGACCAAGCAGTATCTCCAGGCTGGTCTCAAGTCCGACGGACGCATTCTCGACATccgtggtgttgatgttctcAAGGCGCGGATGCTTGAGCCTGGCGACATTCCTGTTTTCGTCATCACTTGCAGGACTCAAGAAGTTCACGTTTACAAGAACGCCAAGACTGGAAAGTTGGCGGCCGGTATGGAGGACAAGGTTCAGCTTGTGACCTACGCCATTGGCATTACTCGTATTCCTGAGGATGTCAACAACCCCGAGACCAGGGGTTGGAGATTGATCGAGATGCAGAAGAGCGGGCGTGATTACATCTAA
- a CDS encoding mitochondrial ribosomal protein subunit S18 yields the protein MAGQIDPIRAELVGWTPRVPRNLLASLPPLGRKTAPKLPQNISFSPPLSAHPCYQCQEKCLPHRRPVSWSPLILQRCRLRCLPRGHPLKISRTFELPVGERDGSHPLTAFARAPRTTEPRSLHYLYDSLPPTPALCAQLLFHQLIQGHFSFVVHPTVATAPRSIWPAKMSRFSTGRLLAQNLFQAFNKPVFPSATPVWTRAFSQTAARRDADSESSAKLMESLTRGIVGMAADPTDLTGDKLATNIGLRDTEDEPYHFHIYSHKHNTHITVTKPNRDALISLSCGNLGFKKSNRKHYDSAYQLGAYVVDKMHQMNLHNKIKKMEVVLRGFGPGREAVIKVLLGNEGRMLRSSIVRVSDATRLKFGGTRSKKPRRLG from the coding sequence ATGGCCGGGCAAATCGATCCAATACGCGCTGAATTGGTCGGCTGGACACCGAGGGTCCCCCGAAATCTTTTGGCTTCTTTGCCCCCGCTCGGCCGCAAAACTGCTCCAAAACTGCCCCAGAACATTTCGTTCAGTCCCCCGCTGTCGGCTCACCCTTGTTACCAATGCCAAGAAAAGTGCCTGCCCCACCGCCGACCGGTTTCATGGTCGCCCTTGATTCTGCAGCGGTGCCGCTTGCGTTGCCTGCCCCGCGGCCATCCACTCAAAATTTCGAGGACCTTTGAACTTCCGGTCGGCGAACGGGACGGGAGCCACCCACTCACGGCATTCGCACGCGCACCGCGCACCACGGAGCCACGGTCTCTCCACTACCTGTACGACTCGCTTCCCCCAACTCCGGCATTGTGTGCGCAACTGCTCTTCCACCAGCTCATTCAAGGTCACTTTTCCTTTGTCGTCCACCCCACCGTCGCGACAGCTCCGAGGAGCATTTGGCCAGCAAAGATGAGCCGCTTCTCTACCGGCCGCCTTCTGGCGCAGAACCTCTTCCAGGCCTTCAACAAGCCCGTTTTCCCCAGCGCCACGCCAGTATGGACGCGGGCGTTCTCACAGACCGCCGCCAGGAGGGACGCCGATTCCGAAAGCTCAGCCAAGTTGATGGAGTCTTTGACTCGGGGCATTGTCGGCATGGCCGCAGATCCCACCGATTTGACCGGTGACAAGCTTGCAACCAACATTGGATTGAGGGATACCGAGGACGAGCCATACCACTTCCACATCTACTCGCACAAGCACAACACTCACATTACCGTCACCAAGCCAAACCGCGACGCTCTCATATCCCTTTCGTGCGGCAACCTTGGCTTCAAGAAGTCTAACCGCAAACACTACGACTCGGCATATCAGTTGGGCGCCTACGTGGTAGACAAGATGCATCAGATGAACTTGCACAATaagatcaagaagatggaggtggTCTTACGAGGATTCGGCCCTGGCAGAGAGGCGGTCATCAAGGTTCTGCTTGGAAACGAAGGAAGGATGTTGCGCAGCTCCATCGTACGTGTCAGCGATGCCACACGCCTCAAGTTCGGTGGTACAAGGAGCAAGAAGCCCAGACGTTTGGGTTAA
- a CDS encoding mitochondrial chaperone BCS1, translating into MSTDPQTPLTAGSILNLDVLFNNPVFAGGMGLAGLGAAAAFGRRAAIRGAGLLKRQMLVNVEISKRDPSYNWVLAWLALPRDNTGFIAQRLTRLRNLSVSTTTKSITPGKDEGSSHADFRVQPGFGRHIIRHKPGVYIAVNREKASTTQTATGEPHETLTLTLLWPHRHVLGEIFTEAHQMAHRFHEGKTVVYTAKRMEWMPLGKPRLKRPLGSVILDKGVKESIVDDVKEFLAAQQWYTDRGVPYRRGYLLYGPPGTGKTSFIQALAGELDYSVAMINLSEVGITDDLLAHLLTQQPEKSILVLEDVDAALVNRRPRDSDGYSGGTVTFSGLLNALDGLAAGENRIAFLTTNHIDRLDPALIRPGRVDMMMRIGEATRHQAAEMWDRYYGDIDTDHSGRERFLNRLDELGLFGENNQDPDAPKRHTSTAAIQGLFQFNKNDMEGAIRMAEGLIPRTFVAENPSSDGSMKSPA; encoded by the coding sequence ATGTCGACCGATCCGCAAACCCCGCTTACAGCGGGATCAATTCTCAACCTCGATGTGCTCTTCAACAATCCCGTTTTCGCCGGTGGCATGGGCCTCGCCGGCcttggcgccgccgccgcctttggTCGCCGGGCTGCCATCCGTGGTGCCGGATTACTGAAACGTCAGATGCTGGTCAATGTCGAGATCAGCAAGCGTGATCCTTCCTATAACTGGGTCCTTGCCTGGCTGGCGCTGCCGCGAGACAACACCGGCTTCATCGCCCAGCGACTGACGCGGCTCCGCAACCTCTCCGtctctaccaccaccaagtcTATCACCCCCGGCAAGGACGAAGGAAGCTCGCACGCAGATTTCCGCGTGCAACCCGGCTTTGGCCGCCACATCATCCGGCACAAACCCGGCGTGTACATCGCCGTGAACCGGGAGAAGGCGAGCACGACTCAGACGGCAACGGGCGAGCCGCACGAGACGCTGACCCTCACCCTCTTGTGGCCGCACCGACATGTGCTGGGCGAGATCTTCACCGAGGCGCACCAGATGGCGCACCGCTTCCACGAAGGCAAGACGGTCGTCTACACGGCGAAGCGCATGGAGTGGATGCCATTGGGCAAGCCCAGGCTCAAGCGGCCTCTTGGTAGCGTCATTCTCGACAAGGGCGTTAAAGAGAGCATCGTAGACGATGTGAAGGAGTTCTTGGCGGCCCAGCAGTGGTACACCGACAGAGGCGTGCCCTACCGTCGTGGCTACCTTCTCTATGGCCCGCCCGGTACTGGGAAAACGTCCTTTATCCAGGCGCTCGCGGGCGAGTTGGATTACAGCGTTGCCATGATCAACCTCAGCGAGGTCGGCATCACGGATGATTTGCTGGCTCACCTGTTGACCCAGCAGCCTGAGAAGAGCATTTTGGTTCTGGAAGATGTCGACGCTGCGCTCGTCAACCGGAGACCGAGGGATTCTGATGGCTACAGCGGCGGCACAGTGACGTTTTCCGGTCTTCTCAATGCCCTAGACGGTTTGGCTGCCGGCGAAAACCGGATAGCCttcctcaccaccaaccacatCGATCGCTTGGACCCGGCCCTGATCCGCCCTGGCCGTGTCGACATGATGATGCGCATTGGCGAGGCAACCAGGCACCAGGCTGCCGAGATGTGGGATCGCTACTATGGTGACATTGACACGGACCATTCCGGCCGCGAAAGGTTCCTCAACAGGCTAGATGAGCTCGGACTCTTTGGCGAGAACAACCAGGACCCCGATGCTCCCAAGAGACATACCTCGACGGCGGCTATCCAGGGTCTGTTCCAGTTCAACAAGAATGATATGGAAGGTGCTATTAGAATGGCTGAAGGCTTGATTCCCCGGACCTTTGTGGCCGAAAACCCTTCAAGTGATGGCAGCATGAAGTCTCCGGCATGA
- a CDS encoding RNA binding protein Pym: MSQPTNSGIITDKNGERVIPESKRADGSTRKAIKVRPGYRPPEDVEVYKNRTAEGFRQRGKGPVPGAEGLKEDKSDQQLSAAANKNAKRREARKKAKAAGEIEGEDQKTAVAAAPALKPEELDPEAEKEKKARNVKKKLRQAKELKDKKDGGESLLPEQIAKVIKINELIRELDALGFDSEGEPKTAKASSEPKEDST, from the coding sequence ATGTCTCAGCCAACAAACTCCGGCATCATAACTGACAAAAACGGCGAGCGTGTCATCCCCGAGTCTAAGAGAGCCGACGGGAGTACCAGAAAAGCTATCAAAGTCCGCCCCGGCTACCGCCCGCCCGAGGATGTCGAGGTGTACAAGAACCGCACCGCCGAGGGCTTTCGCCAGCGCGGCAAAGGCCCAGTGCCGGGCGCAGAGGGATTGAAGGAGGACAAGTCGGACCAGCAGCTCAGTGCGGCGGCTAACAAAAATGCCAAACGTCGGGAAGCGCGCAAAAAAGCCAAGGCTGCTGGCGAAATAGAAGGCGAGGATCAGAAGACAGCTGTTGCAGCGGCCCCTGCACTCAAGCCAGAAGAGCTCGACCCGGAagccgagaaggagaagaaggcccggAATGTAAAGAAGAAGCTTCGCCAGGCCAAGGAGctgaaggacaagaaggatgGTGGAGAGTCGTTGTTACCTGAACAGATCGCCAAGGTTATCAAGATCAACGAACTCATCCGGGAATTGGATGCCCTTGGTTTCGACTCTGAAGGGGAGCCAAAGACCGCAAAGGCTTCGTCTGAACCAAAAGAGGACTCGACCTGA